The Desulfosoma caldarium nucleotide sequence CTCCATGGGTTTAATCCTCTCACTAGAGGGGCTGAAGCCGGGATATCTTTTCATGCGTCCTTACATCCTCATTGATTCGGACCAAAGACTGCAAGAGACGATCTCGACGGTTCTCACATGCTCTCGCATTGCCGTGGACACGGAATCCAACGGCTACTACGCCTACTACGAACGGGTCTGCCTAATTCAGCTGTCCACGGAACAGGACGACTACATCATTGACATGCTAAACATCGCCCACCCGGAGTGTTTGTCAAACATTTTTGAAAATTCGAGCATAGAAAAAATTTTTCATGCCGCATCCAACGATATCGGAGCTCTTAAAAGGGATTTTCAGTTCACCTTCCGCCATGTCTTTGATACAGCCATCGCATGCAAACTGCTTGGCCAAAAGCGCCTCGGCCTCTCCCATGTCTTGGAAGCCCACTTTCAGGTGCAGCTGGACAAGAAATGGCAGCGCTGCGACTGGGGCGCGCGCCCCTTGAACGATTCCCAACTCCACTACGCGCGCCTGGACACCCATTACCTCATTCCCTTGCGGAATAAACTCCATGAAGCCCTGGTGCGGCGCGGATTGTGGCCACAGGCCCAAGAAGCCTTTGCCAAAGTGTGCGCCCAGGCGCCCCCTCGAGAACGGTTTCCCGCCAACGGCTATGAGCGGCTTTCAGGCACGCGTACCCTTTCTCGACGCGCCAAAGCCGTCCTTCGCGATCTCTACACCTATCGAGATCAGATGGCCAGACGGCTGGATCGAGCCCCGTTTCGGGTGCTTTCCAACGAAGCCCTCATTCGGCTGGCGCAACGCCTGCCCAAGACCCCGGAGGAACTGCGTGCCATCAAGGGACTGCCGCAAACCTTTAAGACCGGCACCCAGGCTCGGCAACTTTTGACCGTGATTCTTGATGCTCTAGAAGCGCACAAGAGCGCCAAAGCACGAAGCATGTCTTCGTGACAACGGTCCGCCGCATGATACGGCACGTTTTTCACGGCCGCATTCGTTAAATATTTAAAGACTTATGGAGTGAGCCATGCTTCTTGATGCTCGCATCACCTTGCAAGACTGTTTCAAAACCTTTCGGCATGACCAGGAAAAGGCCAGGAATCCTCAAGACACGGTACGGTGGGTTCGCCAGCGCTTGGAAAATCTGCAAATGGATATTCTGGCCAAGACCCTGCGCATTGACTCCGGGCGGCTAGACATTCCCGTCTACCTTAGCCTGTGCGGTTCCGATGCCTCGCCTCTGACCGGCACCAAAAAACAGATGGGCAAAGGAGCGACGCCGGCCCAGGCTGAAGCCAGCGCCCTTATGGAACTCATGGAACGGTTCAGCTTTTTTTCCTTCATCCATGCCCAAAGGTTCCTGAGGGCTTCCATGAAAACCCTGCACGGCCCCTTTACGCCACCTGAGCGGCTTCTTCAGGCTGTCCATGATCAGGCGACTCCTCTCACTCGTGTGCGCACTTTTCTCGAAACCTGCCCTCTGCGCTGGGTTCCCGCCCGAAACTTTACGGAGGAGCAGGATGAATGGGTCCCCATCGATTGGTTCTATCTCATCAACGAATACAACGGCCCCGCGGCAGGAAACACTCTGGAAGAGGCCTTATTGCAGGGCTTGTGCGAAGTAGTGGAACGGCATGTGGGGTCGGTGATATCCCATGAGCGCCGCGTCACACCCGCTATTGATCTTCAGAGTGTCCAGGATGAGGCAGCCGTGGAATTGCTGCAAAAGTTTCAGCGGTGCGGCATTCGTCTGTTCGTTCACGATTTTTCCTTGGACACGGGCATTCCCACAGTGGGGGTTTTGGCCTATGATCCCAAAACATTTCCCCAACGCAGTGAAATCATCTTTACCGCCGGCACCACGTCCCATCCCGCAAAATCCCTGTGCCGCGCTCTAACAGAAGTGGCTCAGCTGGCCGGAGATTTTGAAAACCGCACCACTTACAGGCCCACTTTGCCCAAGTACGCCTCCCTTCAAGAAGCCAGATATCTTATGGAATCCGACCGCACGGTGCCCCTGAAAGCCCTGCCCGATGTGAGTCACGATAACCTTCGGGTGGAAATTGAGCAGGCCGTGCAGAGCTTATCCCGGCTGGGCTTGCCCGTCCTGGCGGTCAATGTGACCCATGAAGCTCTGCAGATTCCCTGCGTGTACGTGATCATTCCTGGAGCGCACTTCTTGGAGCACACGCGCCAGACGGATTTTGCGCAACACATGGCCCGAACGATCCTTCGAAGCCTTGAACCCAAAGAGGCGCTGTCACACCTGCGCCGTCTCGCAGAACTTTTTGGGCCGCGCTTCGACCTCACCTTTTTTACGGCCCATGCCCTGGAACGATTGGAACAGTTTGAAGAAGCTCTGGCTCTCTTTCAACGCTCCCTCACCGAGAAGCCCGACCCGAAGGAAGTCGCCAGCATCCATGTCCATATCGCTTCGTGCCACAAGGAACTCGGCCGCTACGAGAAGGCGCTGGACGCTTTGAACGAAGCGGAAAAATGGAATCCCACGCTTAAGGAGATTTACAATCTCAAAGGGTTTTGTTTCTATCGACTCAAGAAACACATGCAGGCTATTGAAGCCTTTGAAAAAGCCATCGACATCGACCCGGGATCCGCCATCGATTACGCCAACATCGGATCCAACTTAAGAGAGCTGGGGCATTTTCAGGAAGCTCTGCGCCTGTACGAAATGGCTTTGGAACTGGATCCCACCCTGGATTTTGCCCGAGACAATGTGCACCGATTGCGTGCAAAGCTTGCCGTCGAAGTTCAATAACAAAGGCGATGCCCTGCCAAGGGCCGTGAATTTGTGTGCAACCCAATGGGCTGGGTCGCTGCGAGATTCTCGTGGTTTCTTTTCTAACGAACATGCTGCCGAAAGGGCAGCGGCTTCGAGAGCACTTCCACGGGCTTTTCGGGAACCGTGCGGACCACAAGCCGGTCTTTGAGCAGTTCCTGGGCGAGTGCTCGCACGTCGTGTGCCGTCACCGAACGCACCAGGTCCGGGTATCGCAGGGCATAGTCGTATCCTAAGCCGAGCACTTCGTTGACCGCGGCGCTTCGCGCTTGGGCTTCCAAACTTTCCAATTCCAGCACGTGCATGGTGATGACCATGTCCTTGGCCCGCTGCAACTCTTCTTCAGAAATGGGTTCCCGCATGATGCGGTCCAAATGTTCGTGTATAATGGATTCCACCTGCCGTGCGTTTTTCAGCGTGGTT carries:
- a CDS encoding ribonuclease D; translation: MRPYILIDSDQRLQETISTVLTCSRIAVDTESNGYYAYYERVCLIQLSTEQDDYIIDMLNIAHPECLSNIFENSSIEKIFHAASNDIGALKRDFQFTFRHVFDTAIACKLLGQKRLGLSHVLEAHFQVQLDKKWQRCDWGARPLNDSQLHYARLDTHYLIPLRNKLHEALVRRGLWPQAQEAFAKVCAQAPPRERFPANGYERLSGTRTLSRRAKAVLRDLYTYRDQMARRLDRAPFRVLSNEALIRLAQRLPKTPEELRAIKGLPQTFKTGTQARQLLTVILDALEAHKSAKARSMSS
- a CDS encoding YcaO-like family protein, whose amino-acid sequence is MLLDARITLQDCFKTFRHDQEKARNPQDTVRWVRQRLENLQMDILAKTLRIDSGRLDIPVYLSLCGSDASPLTGTKKQMGKGATPAQAEASALMELMERFSFFSFIHAQRFLRASMKTLHGPFTPPERLLQAVHDQATPLTRVRTFLETCPLRWVPARNFTEEQDEWVPIDWFYLINEYNGPAAGNTLEEALLQGLCEVVERHVGSVISHERRVTPAIDLQSVQDEAAVELLQKFQRCGIRLFVHDFSLDTGIPTVGVLAYDPKTFPQRSEIIFTAGTTSHPAKSLCRALTEVAQLAGDFENRTTYRPTLPKYASLQEARYLMESDRTVPLKALPDVSHDNLRVEIEQAVQSLSRLGLPVLAVNVTHEALQIPCVYVIIPGAHFLEHTRQTDFAQHMARTILRSLEPKEALSHLRRLAELFGPRFDLTFFTAHALERLEQFEEALALFQRSLTEKPDPKEVASIHVHIASCHKELGRYEKALDALNEAEKWNPTLKEIYNLKGFCFYRLKKHMQAIEAFEKAIDIDPGSAIDYANIGSNLRELGHFQEALRLYEMALELDPTLDFARDNVHRLRAKLAVEVQ